A window of Ictidomys tridecemlineatus isolate mIctTri1 chromosome 15, mIctTri1.hap1, whole genome shotgun sequence contains these coding sequences:
- the LOC144371022 gene encoding uncharacterized protein LOC144371022 isoform X2, which translates to MGETELEVAVLEEMEREIDAWDKVEEDTATEYLLEIWADELKEMKEVEKLDTIEKIRDWLGPEQLVGTALIFKRQQVWELKKHYSMDPFPSHSTLVALASRLGVEEHQVQSWDRTQGLGSQCQTSSPPPSWHPAPYWMTQGGLEPTILFQPPKGLVSD; encoded by the exons ATGGGAGAGACGGAATTAGAGGTCGCTGTCCTGGAGGAGATGGAAAGAGAGATCGATGCCTGGGATAAGGTAGAAGAAGACACTGCTACCGAGTATCTGTTGGAAATATGGGCTGATGAgttgaaagagatgaaagaggtGGAGAAATTGGATACCATCGAAAAAATTCGCGATTGGCTGG gGCCAGAGCAATTGGTTGGAACTGCGCTGATCTTCAAAAGGCAGCAGGTGTGGGAGCTGAAGAAGCACTACTCGATGGACCCCTTTCCATCCCATAGTACCCTGGTGGCCCTGGCCTCCCGGCTTGGCGTAGAGGAGCATCAAGTACAG AgctgggacagaacccagggccttggctcCCAGTGTCAGACCAGCTCCCCACCACCAAGCTGGCACCCCGCCCCTTATTGGAtgacccagggtggccttgagcCCACCATCCTGTTTCAGCCGCCCAAAG GATTGGTTTCTGATTAA
- the LOC144371022 gene encoding uncharacterized protein LOC144371022 isoform X1 — translation MGETELEVAVLEEMEREIDAWDKVEEDTATEYLLEIWADELKEMKEVEKLDTIEKIRDWLGPEQLVGTALIFKRQQVWELKKHYSMDPFPSHSTLVALASRLGVEEHQVQDWFLIKQYFRSRPPEFSDNCFVYSGLDSHEPTLFCMFCTCPSPNGDQQSVPEEALPKRPWSLLVYGK, via the exons ATGGGAGAGACGGAATTAGAGGTCGCTGTCCTGGAGGAGATGGAAAGAGAGATCGATGCCTGGGATAAGGTAGAAGAAGACACTGCTACCGAGTATCTGTTGGAAATATGGGCTGATGAgttgaaagagatgaaagaggtGGAGAAATTGGATACCATCGAAAAAATTCGCGATTGGCTGG gGCCAGAGCAATTGGTTGGAACTGCGCTGATCTTCAAAAGGCAGCAGGTGTGGGAGCTGAAGAAGCACTACTCGATGGACCCCTTTCCATCCCATAGTACCCTGGTGGCCCTGGCCTCCCGGCTTGGCGTAGAGGAGCATCAAGTACAG GATTGGTTTCTGATTAAGCAGTATTTTAGAAGCCGGCCCCCCGAGTTCTCAGACAACTGCTTTGTATACTCAGGATTGGACAGCCATGAGCCTACCTTGTTTTGCATGTTCTGTACATGTCCATCTCCCAACGGTGACCAGCAGAGTGTCCCGGAAGAAGCCCTTCCCAAGCGCCCCTGGTCCCTGTTGGTATATGGCAAGTAA